A region of the Anolis sagrei isolate rAnoSag1 chromosome 4, rAnoSag1.mat, whole genome shotgun sequence genome:
TAAAATCTATTATAATTTTTCAAGTGCCATTAGATGACATATGTGGGCCTTTGATATAATGCTTTGGGTACAAAATGGTAAACTTTGTAACTTTTAACAGGTACATCTTAAAGTGTGTTAACGTCAATTTGCTATATTGCACAGAACCAGTGTGtctttttaaaagggtttttaCACAGTAGATTCCTAGGTTTACATATTTCTGTCTATGCCATCTTTTACTGCCATTTCATACCAGTCCAAATATTGAGTGGTCAAAACCATTTAAGTATATACTAATACCTTAGAGATTGCATTCATGTGCACACTAATGCTAAGTCCCATACATTTCATTGGGAATTACACATGTGATACTAGGCACTAGAGTTCAGCAATTACAACTCAGTGTTACGTATGTTTATTTGGAAGACCCATTTAATGCAATTAAATATCCTTCTAAGTAAATATGCATAGAATTGCAATCTCTACAAAAAGCAGTATTCTGAAAATACTATGTCCTGTCATAGCATAGGGTTGATCCTGTGCCTGTATAAAGAGAAGGATTAAGCTCTTATTTGTCTCATACACTGGTTTAGCGGCTTAAAATGACATGCCTCTTAGTAATAAAACCTACACATTATTTGCTATGAAATACATTGTGTAGGTTCAGCTGCCTATTTGTATCATGTCAGTATAGAATAAAAACTATCACCAGTTATACATTACAGAGAagacaatttaaaataatgtggAAAAAATGGGTTCTAATCCCTTAACAGTTATAAGGTTGTAGTGTGTTAAAAGGCCATGTTGTTATGAGTATTTAACCCTAAAATTGACACAGAACTATTGCTTATGGCATGCAAACATTTTCAATATAAGCTTCAGTGGTACAGTTGAACCAGAATGAATGTTTTATCTTCTCAGAAACACTCCTGCAAATATATTATAGTGGATCATGCTGCTAATATAACTTGGGATACAGCTCCTCTCATGGTGCTACAGACCTCTGTCTCATTTAGACTGATGTATTTTTATCCATAGAGAAAGGCCTATATTAGATTTATAGATGTATGATATATTTTTATACTGTGACTTAATTTGTTATTAATGAATTTTGTATATCACCATGTTTTCATATGCACTTGCAAAATGAGAATCTTGGACATGCAAATTTATACCCAAATAAGCCTATTTTCAAAACTAGAAGATGAAAATGAAAAGAGGGCTTTTGATATGGTGTGAAGTGAAGAACATGCTTGTCTCAAAGGGCCCATTCGATCTTGGCAAatgaaaactattttaaaagaattacatctgaacatgatgTGGGTTGCTGAAATTATATTTTTAGATAGTGGAAAATGTTTGGACTTGTGGGGAAAAAACTGTTTAATGATACAGATTTTGAGTCAAAATAGAAAAATGCATTCCAGACCGAATTTGTGtatttcaataaaaattactatCCTGTGATATGGGAAAATGTGTTGCTTATCATGTATATGTACTTTAAAATGTATTCACAAactactgttgtatttgtataaaATATAGACAAAAGAttgcatatatatttttgtgtataagCTCTGTAAAATAGCTATCACATTATGAAGCTGCAGCAAAAATTCAATTTAGGCATTCATATCCAAAGAAACAGACTATTTATTGTCCACATACCCTGATAAAAATATAACTTGCTGCTATTAAACAATAGTGCTGCAGCTTCTTGTGGCCTACAGTGTTATGTTTGCTGTACAAAAATATGTGAACTCCACAAAATATCAATAAAACTACAGAATGGTTTTAGTTATGTAAAATATgtgtattgtttttgtgtgtatgATTATGCAAACAGTTACCAAAACACAAGAGAATTATATTCTCAAAACATTTTGTCATAGATCAATAGTAAATTgagaactattttttttaaaaaaggtggtATTTTCGGTCTATGATTTGCCCAAATCAAAGGTCTTGAAAACAACTCTTGAAAATGAGTGACAtttcaataataacaaaaattattAGAGGCTTATATGAATTCTGTACATCACAGATAATCAATTATTTTGGGacacaaatacaataattaaaggaTTGATGAGTATGCTTTAGAGTAGGAATTCCTTTTTTGTAGTCATCTGTATGATGTTAATATACAGAGCCATACCAAGGGTCAGTCTGATAATTTTTCATAGGCGCTAGAGTCTCTTAGCCTCTTTTGTATCATCATATATTACTACAGAGTAAAGGACATTCCCTCCAACCAGAGATTTTCCACAGGGGTTTACAGAATATCTCTTGAAATTAATCTTCAGTAGTGAAGACCTAGCCATATCAATTATGTTCAATTTGAATAATGCTCTTGTAACTGACACTGCTACAACATTCCAGTAATAGGGACAAGGGAATATCAGGTGTGGTAAATGCTAaatgagaaaggaaaacaaagctAGTTACGTCATCTCTACTGCCTTTCCTTCCTCAGTAGAATGAATCTGATTCTACCTTAAGGCAGAAACTTCAGTAACTACAATTTACTACTGTGAGGTGTCACAGAATTAAAAACAACTGCAGAGTGCTTTCTCATTGCACTggaatttggaggaaaaaaatgaattagcAGGAGGCTCACCCAGGTATCACAAAGGGAGTCCTGCTACAGTAGTCCAGCCTCCTGTTTCACAGTGGCCAAGCAAAGCCCATAAGGGTATAGTTGCAGCAGCATACCTCACTGATGTTCCTAGTAACTGATAGTCatttgttgtcatgtgccttcaagttgactccaacCCCTTCAAGGGTTTCCTAAAAAGTGTATTTCGTGTTTGTCTATGGCTGAGAAAGTACGACTTGCCCAAAGGTCAGCCACTGGGAGTGGGGATTTAACCCTTGGCTCCTAGAATTCTAATCCAATACAcagaccactacaccatactgccTGTAAAGGTAAACTGCCTCAACataaaatttatatttatatactgcttttcttccAGTGAAGTCAACATGGCATGCATGGCTCTGGACAAACTTTTATAATCACAGGAAACCTCTCAAGTACATTTTTCTAACACATTTGGCacaaggtcactcagtgagtttctTGAGTAGTAGTCATTCATAGCCTTTGGCTTCCACAAATTTGTTTGATCCCCTTGTAAGACTATACCAGATAATGACTATTATAACATATCATGGTGTTTATTTTCTGAGTGTGAAATTTTCCATAGTTGGAAAttatgcagcccccaagttgtTGCTGAACTATAGATAACAATATATCTAGTTTTACCAGTTAGGGATGCTGGGAGATTAAATATCTGCAGAGAGACATGATTCCCATCCCAACTATGCAAAGATGTACTTTATCCGGCTAGAATTTTTCAGCATTGGTGTCTAGCCTCAGGTTCTAATATCATGACAAGTAAATAAATTGTTACTTTCACTATCTCCAAATCCCAACATAAAGACACATTTACTGAGACTTCCGTTTACTGAGCACAGATGACAGAATTTGGGGTATACAATCGGAGAAAAGTTGACTTGCTTGATTTGCTTTCAGAGATTAGATTTGCATAGAATATTCTGGAATACATTGgaaacagggtataaatagaaaacaaatattGTTCTTACTTTCAAGAGGAAAGATGCACTACAATACTAAATACATCACAAAGCTCATTTAAGTAGTTCCTTTCAAACTTATTCTTGCAACAGGTCACATACAAGACAAGACAAGGTTGCCCCCTTGTGTAGAAAGTTTGCACTAGACTTCCTTTGTTAATATTAAGTGCACATCAAGAAATCCATAGGATGAATTGTGTTTAGTAGCCTTGTACCAATGTTTTCCGTAAACCAAATATTTGTCAGTCAGCCACATTCTAACATCATAAATTTGCCCATCATTCAATAAAATTCATTTTACATTAAAAGTGGCAATTATGTACTATCAGTTTAGCATCTGCAGTCCTTTCCAAAACACATAGTTTTCTTCTCTAGAGGGGATTCTGTTAGTACAACCCAGCTGCCTATCAGACTAACTAGCTGAGTTCGTGGAAATGGGcttggagttgatgttggagtcACCTGACTCCAACACCaatttgtcaggtgcagctcagaAACTCATGACAAACATGGTCATATCCCAATTGATCTCCAAACACACATCCATCAGGTCACATCCCTGATGCTGTTTTAAGATTTGAGCATATGGATCTGTGGGTAAAGGTAGTTAATAATGTTGTCATTGATAGATAATTCCCTTGTCAAAGTTAGTATCACAGCTGTTATCTGTCCCTGTATGTGTGGTGGACCTATTAAGGTGGTCTGCCCTTTATgatatttttctgaaaaaaagttgTCCTTAACATGATACGCaacacactgaaattcaacagttACACTTTTCTCTTGCATTAAGAGATCATTGATTGCTGAATTTCTGCCTTTTTACAACTGTTAATGACAAAGAAGGTGGACAAGAAGTGACACACTTtcatttctgcttcttttttcaGATTTATAGGAAGCTAAGAAAAGTTATACAAAGATCTAATATCAAAGTGATAAGAAAACTTTTTCCAAAGTAGAGTTATGAAGGAATAATTCCTATAGAAGTCAATGGAATTTACTTCCAATTAAGCATTTTTAGGACCATGCCGTAAGTGTTTTGGGAATTAGGGTTGAACTCTCAGTTCCCTTTAATGGCCAAAGTTAGTAGGCAGTAGTGCTTAAAATCATCCTCATCTGAAACTAATCAGAGCTTGTTGGCTGTAAGTTTGATGCAGAGGTTCTATGAAAGAAATTTGGGAGCAAAACAGAGCAAACTCATGAAATACTGCTTAATTGTCCtgcatcctttttttaaaaagaaagaagctTCTTATTTTGTTTGCCAAGGGTTGTTCCTCCATAATTATGCCATCTCCTCTTCCTCATAATCGTCTTCTTCATCTACAATTTTCTCCATCTGTGAATGCACGGCCCTGCAGTAGTCCCTTGGTGTTTCCAGCCAAAGGTGAAAAGTTTTTTTGTGTTGAAGGTGTTTCACCCAGGATTCGCCGACTACCAACTCGTCTAGCTTGGTGTTCAATAGACTGGGATCAGTTGTGTTTGCTACACCCCCTGGGATCAGGTGGCTTTGGTTCAGTCTACAAGGCTATTTATCGTGGAACTACAGTAGCAGTAAAGCAGGTGAAGAAAAGCAGTAAGAACAGTCTGGCATCACGGCAGAGTTTCTGGGCAGAATTAAATGTGGCACATCTTGACCATAATAATGTGGTACGGATTGTAGCTGCTAGCACATGTGCCCCTGCTAATCAGGACACTTTGGGTACCATAATAATGGAATATGTAGGTAACAGTACTCTACACCACGTTATCTATGGGACTGACTGCAAGACAGAAAAGGGTAAGGATGATGGGCTTGGATTTGGCCATGTATCTTTGAGCATAACTGAGGCATTAGGCTATTCTTGTGACATTGTAGCAGGTCTCATCTTTCTACATTCACAAATGATTGTGCATTTGGATTTAAAACCTGCTAATGTATTCATCACTGAACAAAATATTTGCAAACTTGGAGACTTTGGATGCTCCCAAAAACTACAGGATCTTGAATCATCAAGTCCACTACTTTCTCAACAAGGTGGGACATACACCCATCGTGCTCCTGAACTCCTTAAAGGTGAGAGAGTCACTCCTAAGGCAGACATTTACTCTTTTGCTATCACACTCTGGCAAATGGTTACACAGCAAGAACCTTATTTGGGTGAACGCCAGTATGTACTCTACTCTGTAGTAGCTTGTAATTTGCGCCCTTCACTAACTGCAGCTGTGTTTAAAGGTTCAGCCACTGGACAACAGCTTGAAATGTTAATTGAAAGTTGCTGGAAATCTGATGTTGCCAAACGTCCTAGTGCAGAACTTCTCCTCCAGAATATTCATGCTCTGTCTCTAAAAGTGTAAAGCGTTACGGTCTTGTATGTGTCTCCACTTTTATTGTTGATAATTTTCTTAGTTAAACTAGTGTGTTGTTGCTCTGACCTCTCAAGATTCAgagcaaattaaaaaaatgttactGGTTTTCAAATTGTCTACAAATAAAACTTTTCGCAAAATATTAGTAGTAGGTGTGAAAATGCTCTTCTGAGTTAAATGACAGCCTTTTGCAGTTTATTATGTTATCAATTCTTATAACAATCTACATAGTCTGGAGGCATTCAGATCTCCTAATCTCTAAGACAGGCATActcaaactccagccctccaactatttgggcctccagctcccagaagacGTAGCCAGCTTGCTCAATggtcaggaatcctgggagttggagatccaaacagctggagggccacagttgggAGAATGCCTGGTTTAAGATATTAAATTTGGGCTCTAGTCCTCAGAACATTCAGTGGAGGAGCTGGTCTCATTAATACTCATGGAATTTCTTAAGATCAGGCCTATCTGATTACAGTTTGAAGTGGCTAGAGAAGGTATTTACCCTTATTGTCTCTCCAAATTTGGTTAACTGAGTTAAAAATTAGATCCTCATTTTCTAGATACTGCTGAGCAACTCCACTTTCAAGGACAGAAACAGGCACACAGCTACTCTTTAAGTCATCCATAGATGTTTGGCAACTGGTAAAgatatttatacatttttaaaaagcagatttcTAAAAGCAGATAATTCTTAACAAGATTTAAAGCTTAGATCTCTCATCCAAAAGCAGATAGTACATTTAATAGAGGATTTTCTCAATTTTAGAATTATTTGGACTGTCAAAATAAGCAACAAAGCTTTAGCTGCTAAATACAAATGTTTTGCAACAATTTCTAGTTCATAAATATCAGGATCCATTTTTAAGTCTAACTATCTCATGATTGTTTTCACAGATTAATGAACAATTATTCTCCTAAGCTACTCATGCttgtgaatttttatttttatttttctgtcttgtgggaatttgaaacattttgaaaaggaTAAGGCTGTATTTAGTGAATTAAAACAGCTAAGGCTGGCTGCCTAAACATGCTTATGAAGGAGTATGCTTACTGAACCTAACAGGGCTTTCTTCAGAGTCCTGTTACAGCCCTATACACCTTGGTGAACATAGTGGTGCTGACATTGTCTAATATGCATCAAATTAGGCTGCTTTATTGCACTCAGTCATTTTTCCAATTTCTACTTTCCCAATATAGAACAAAACATTTTAGTTTTCTATTGCCACTTCTGTCTGAAGTATTAGTTCAAAAATCTGTAAAccaaatgtttttcttcttctcctgggAAAGTGTATTCCCAACTGTGTATACTAATACTGCCAATACtaatattttactttgttgttttcCATAATAATTGGAAAACTACAGTTCATAAATTAGAATTACTAAGTCAAAATTAGGATCTAACAAAAGCTGATCTAATTTTGACTTACGTAATTTTACTTTGCCAAACATAAATGTAAATTATCTGAGAAGATGCCATGCCATGATAGTTATGATGTGGAGAAATTTGGGTATGCTTTGTATTTTTGGTACATGGTGTCGGATGGGTGGTGAAACTGGAGACTGAAATACATTGTGATAGTTTTGTTGTGTAAATTTAAGATGCTAcaaaatctttcttttttattgttgccTTCCATAACAATGGTTTTTCAAATCCTACAGCTAcgtactctccaacatttcacagatgaaaagaagaaaacatgTAGCCTAATAACATACTGAGgttaaaatggcaaaagttattaacaaagaatatgtttaatgtattgtcgaaggctttcatggccggaatcactcagttcttgtgggttttttcgggctatatggccatgttctagaggcatttctcctgacgtttcgcctgcatctatggcaggcatcctcagagggtgaggtgagcatcccctctgaggatgcctgccatagatgcaggcgaaacgtcaggagaaatgcctctagaacatggccatatagcccgaaaaaacccacaagaactgaaagaaTATGTTTGCCTGAGTCTACGAAGAAGGGCAAGATTCTACCTTATAATTTCTTCTCTTCTGCTAAATTAAGCAAGTGCAAACTACTTCTGTACACTCCCCTCAGTTTGCACCAATAGAAGCAAGccgaggggaaaggaagggaagagaaagaaatttgACATTTTTAAGCAGTTGGAaaagtaagggcccttccacacagccctatatcccagaatatcaaggaaggaaatcccatGTTATCTGAGTGTCGactcagggcgcttccagacagccctttatcccaggagcatcatggattttcctgggggcctgtctacacccacctcagaaagcacgcactttctggggtaggtgtccagatgttctgccgGAAGTAGCCCGGCAAAACATCTGCAGACCCTTCCCCACAGCtcccaacccccttttaaaagtaaggaaaacttatccATTACAGTCTTCCTGGAACGCttccagcatgtagaaatgacacgccaggagggggggggggaggaaatccATTCCTCACCTCCAacctgctctcctggcacatcatttctatgtgccaggagaactctggcaagactataatggaggccgggtaagttttccttacttttaaaaagggGTTGGGagctgtgggggagggggggtgggattcccacagttttctggactaatttagtctggaaaactgggaaaggtgtatggactgcagtccagacaccagaagtagtgggtttatcccaagGCCTTCCAAGAAGacgcggaataaatccactatctaattaattagtcacaaaacagggttttcctgTTTTAATTACTGGTTGGCtagaacatcatctggacagccccctttttattgcggaagtttctgcaaaaaaggggctgtctggatgggtcccCAGATAAACAGGTTCAAAGCacgtgagattttctgccttgatattctgggatatagggctgtgtggaagggccctgggagaacAGAGTTTTCACTGGGATTGTCTCTGACAAACCAGGGGCTCTTTCAGACAGACCCTATACTCCAGGATGTAATCTcagtttttctgtttatcccagattatctggctttttatcccagattatcagactgatataatccagtttaaagctgaaaacttgggatcggatcctgggatatagggcctgtctgcaaGGGCCCTAGGACAAAGGGTATGCATTAAAATCAATGATTTATCTAACAAACAACTTAGAATTTGTTGGGTTACAAAAAtctattatttggggggggggggggatgacaagCGTTATATATTGCTGCCAAGAATCTCAGGCAGGTTAAAGGCATATTTCAGATAAGTCCAAGAATATGCTGTGACCActtaaagacctcatcacaccaAAGTCAGATGATGTATTCTTATAAGATAGTAAAATAAATTTCTTAGTCTTAATCATGCCAAATAATCTCCTTTCCATCTATATTCTCCTTTTTATATTGAACAGACTAGCACTGCTCTGTCTCTGTTTTTGCAAACTAGGTGTCGCCTTTAGTTTCAGTATTAAAAGGTTTTCCTCGCAACCCTTCATATTTCAGACTGTTTGAACATTCCAGCCAATTTCAAGAAATTTGCCATGTGCTGCTATTAAGTTCTTGTGGATAGTGTTACTTCTGTGTTACACATATGGTAATATTTGTCAAGACTGTGCTTAAATTACATATACTTACACAATGGACTCTTTTAGAATGGACTCTTTTGGGAACAGCTACCATTCCCATTCTTAAATTTAGAAAATGTTTACTGTAAACAATATCAAGTGCCTATTTTGCTTCACTTAGAAGTAAGATTTAAGtcgtttttaattgtatattttcaAGCAGTCAAACATATGCAAAGTATTTAATATTAGATGCTAATGGTCACTGAATTTGGCTCTAATACTTCCCACTTTTATTGTTGGACTGATAGATTGCTATTTCATTACTGCATTTAAAATTGCTGTAATATATCAAGAACATATACCAATATAGAAAATCTGACAAATGTAATTATTTGGCAACtaaatatgtattatatttaaGACCCCAGGCTTTTTTGTACCTGTGTGAAAGAAACAGTATGTgaaccagaaaaaaaatcttgtggcTGGTTGCAATTACTATTCCAATAGCATGAAACAACATTTCCTGTGAACTTTTTTGGCACATAAAATGTTTTATTGAAGTCTGCTCCATCTCTTCTAAATTGTTTTCCTGGTAAAGAAGCGATTTGCTGAATTAAATGTATGGAGTTCCCAGATTACTGAaattacaatttccagaaatcagTTCATGTAAGTGAGGGAAAGAAATAATCAGGTTTAAGATCTTCATTTGATAAATCCCACTATAAATGTTACTTCCGtagtttttaacagtattttattaaGTTTATTTAAACTACACACACAATTACCAATTAAGGTACTTAAATTCATTATGGTGAATGTCATGGCAGTGTCTTTTAGGGCTCTGCTTTTGTCTTATGCCAAGCCCCAGTAGTTTTTAACCTCtagcccccaccccccacccccacaaccCTGGGTGGAACCATGCcagttaaattgttttaaaaatgatataaCTATATTGTACAGATAATGTATTTGGTTTTCTGTTTCATCCTTCAAAGTAGTAAGGAGATTTTGTAAAGAGATTTTTCCTAGTATCTGGTACAGATTTATAGGGCAATAATAATCTGAACAGGCTATATTGGGTCATTCCATGCCAAGTggtctaattttttttaaagttcccaCCATCAGGCAGGTTAAAGGCATTGTTTCAGGCAGGTTAAAGGCACATTTCAGATAAGTTTGAACATGCTGTTATATGTTGAATATGCTGTTTTATTCAGATTTTAGTCAGGTGTTAAACTCAGTTTCCCAAAATTTGAGGTCTCTAACTGCAATAGTTGCTGATCTAGACACCCATATCTAAAGGATAGGCAGTCCATGTATGCACTATATTTAAGAATATGCCATTTTGGAGTCTAACAACATTTAAACGAAATGTATAAAAACGGCTAGTAAATTAAAATCCTGTACAATTTTTTCTGCTGATTCTgatgaaattaattaattttaccaTTATGAATGCAAAATGCAGTCAAATAAGTTGACTCAAAGTGTGCATCAAAATGTGTCACAATTCATTGTGGC
Encoded here:
- the MOS gene encoding proto-oncogene serine/threonine-protein kinase mos — its product is MPSPLPHNRLLHLQFSPSVNARPCSSPLVFPAKGEKFFCVEGVSPRIRRLPTRLAWCSIDWDQLCLLHPLGSGGFGSVYKAIYRGTTVAVKQVKKSSKNSLASRQSFWAELNVAHLDHNNVVRIVAASTCAPANQDTLGTIIMEYVGNSTLHHVIYGTDCKTEKGKDDGLGFGHVSLSITEALGYSCDIVAGLIFLHSQMIVHLDLKPANVFITEQNICKLGDFGCSQKLQDLESSSPLLSQQGGTYTHRAPELLKGERVTPKADIYSFAITLWQMVTQQEPYLGERQYVLYSVVACNLRPSLTAAVFKGSATGQQLEMLIESCWKSDVAKRPSAELLLQNIHALSLKV